Proteins from a genomic interval of Falco rusticolus isolate bFalRus1 chromosome 7, bFalRus1.pri, whole genome shotgun sequence:
- the HARBI1 gene encoding putative nuclease HARBI1 has product MGDAIGISQASMSRCVANVTEALVERASQFIHFPEDEATVQSLKDDFYGLAGMPGVLGVVDCTHVAIKAPNAEDLSYVNRKGLHSLNCLMVCDARGVLLSAETHWPGSLPDCTVLQQAALTSQFETELHKNGWLLGDSSFFLRTWLMTPLHIPETPAEYRYNMAHSATHNVIEQTFRTIRSRFRCLDGSKGTLQYSPEKSSHIILACCVLHNISLEHGLDVWSSPATGHMEQPEEEYEQMESMDSEACRIRQELLLTHFS; this is encoded by the exons ATGGGGGATGCTATTGGCATTAGTCAAGCCTCCATGAGCCGCTGCGTTGCCAATGTAACTGAGGCGCTGGTGGAAAGAGCCTCCCAGTTTATTCACTTTCCTGAGGATGAAGCTACCGTCCAGAGCCTGAAGGATGACTTTTATGGGCTGGCAGGCATGCCGGGAGTGCTGGGGGTGGTGGACTGCACCCACGTGGCAATCAAAGCGCCAAATGCTGAGGACCTGTCCTACGTGAACCGAAAGGGTCTCCACTCTCTGAACTGCCTGATGGTGTGTGATGCCAGAGGAGTCCTCCTGAGTGCAGAAACACACTGGCCAGGCAGCCTGCCCGACTGCACGGTGTTACAGCAGGCGGCCCTCACAAGCCAGTTTGAAACAGAGCTACATAAAAATGGCTGGCTGCTTG GTGACAGCTCCTTCTTTCTCCGAACGTGGTTGATGACCCCGCTGCATATCCCTGAGACACCAGCTGAGTATCGTTACAACATGGCACATTCTGCCACTCACAATGTCATCGAGCAGACATTCAGAACCATTCGGTCACGTTTCCGCTGCCTGGATGGGTCCAAAGGCACCCTGCAGTATTCTCCAGAGAAATCCAGCCACATCATTCTGGCCTGCTGTGTGCTTCATAACATCTCCCTGGAACACGGGTTGGATGTGTGGTCTTCACCGGCCACAGGACACATGGAACAACCAGAAGAAGAGTACGAGCAAATGGAATCAATGGACTCAGAAGCCTGTCGTATTCGTCAGGAGCTTTTACTTACTCATTTTAGCTAA